CCAAACGGAGGCGGGCAACCGTGCAAGAACTTGCCTCAATCCAGGCGGACGCTTTCCTGGTAGCGGGGAACCACGGCCGACCAGCCGAATTTCTCTTCCACTGCAGCTCGCAGTCCTTGCGATGCCATTGGCTCGCCGTGCACGATATAGGTCACCTCGGGGGCATGTGGATTCGCGCCGACCCACGCCAGCAACTCTTCACGGTCGGCGTGCACGGAGAACGCAGGAACATCTACGATCTCCGCTCGCACCGCCACGTAGCGTCCCAGCAGTTTGATCTCCCGCGCTCCCTCCAGCAATGCCCGGCCGCGCGTTCCTTCCGCTTGGTAGCCGACCAGCACCACCGTGTTGCGCGCGTCGGGTAAGCGCTGCAGCAAGTGATGGAGCACGCGGCCTCCCGTAGCCATCCCCGAGGCCGAAATGATGATCCCCGGCCCGGGCTGCGAGTTGATGGCCCTCGATTCCTCCATAGTTCGGGCCTCGATGAGCTGGCCGGGATCGAATGGGTCGCTGCCCACGAGAGCGGCGTGGACCTCGTGGTTGCGCTGTTCCAAGGCCGCGCGATACACCCGCAACGTGGATATTGCCATGGGGCTATCCACCCACACCGGCAATTGCGGCACCTCCCCCGCCTGCATCAGAGCGCGCAAGTGATAGAGCACGACTTCGGTTCGATCGACCGCAAACGACGGGATCACCACCATGCCGCCCCGCTCGGCCGTGCGGCGAATCGCGTCGCGAAAGCGCTCGAGCGACCGGACGTCTTCGTGCCGGCGGTCTCCGTACGTGGATTCCACCAAGAGAATATCACAGCTCGGGCGTGGCTCCGGAGGCCGAAGCACGGGGTGCCACGGGCGACCTAAATCGCCACTGAACACCACCACCCGCCCGCGCATGCCACCGAGGCGCAACTCCACGATCGCCGAGCCCAAGATGTGGCCAGCGCGGTGAAAGACGACACCCACCTCGGGCGCCACCTCTTGCAGACTCTGAAATTCGACGGTGCGGAAGCGCGCGAGTGATCGTACCGCATCTTCTTCCGTATACAGGGGCAACGCCGGATGATGCTTGGAGAATCCCTTTCGATTCGCATAGGCGGCATCTTCCTCTTGCACGCGCCCGCTGTCCGGCAGGACGATCTCGCAAAGCGTCTTCGTGTATGGAGTCGAAAAAATCGGCCCGCGAAAGCCGTCGCGCACGATCGCAGGGAGATATCCCGAGTGGTCCAGGTGCGCGTGCGAAAGGACCACGGCGTCAATAGTTTCGGGCGGAATCGGCAAACCGGCCCAGTTGCGCAGGCGCAGTTGCTTGAGTCCTTGGAACAAACCGCAGTCCACCAGAACCCGAGCCCGCGGCGTATCGATGAGGAAGCGGCTGCCGGTGACCGTCTCGGTCGCGCCCCAGAAGCGCAAAATCGGAACACTTGGCCGTGGCGGCCCACCGGCACCATTCATCGCATCTCACAATGCCTCGGCAACGATCTCGGCGCAAGAAATGCGATTGGTCGGATGCGGAACCGTATCGCACGATACGACCCGCTCGATACCAGCGCGTTTCAAGCGCTCCACCGCCCCAGGCGAGAAAATCGCATGCACGACCACGGCTTCGACCCGCCGGGCTCCCAAACGCCGCAACACGCGGGCGGCCCGCGCTAGAGTCGCGCCACTGCTGGCAATATCGTCCACCAACATCACATCGCGTGCCGGCAGGGGCCCATCGAATTCCACGGACACGCGCCGATCGCCACGCCGTTCTTTGCGACCCACAAGCCACGGCAACCCAGCGGCGCGTCCGACTTGCTCGACCCAACGAGCGGATTCCGCATCCGGACCCGCTAAACAACCCTGCCACCGCCGCTCCGACAAATAAGCGGCAATCGCAGGTGCGGCCGAAAGCGACAACCCCGGTACCACTTCGGACAATCGCTCGATCCGGTGCAAATGCGCCTCGATCGTCAGCACGCGATCGAATCCGGACCGGAGCAAATGACCCAAAAC
This sequence is a window from Candidatus Binatia bacterium. Protein-coding genes within it:
- a CDS encoding phosphoribosylpyrophosphate synthetase, coding for MRRPRKPLLVAFPEAWGWTRRIALLRDLPMARVALHEFPDRETLVRVPETVPAQAIVVQRLHDPNEKLFPLLLAADALRRVGAERVTLVAPYLPYMRQDAVFRRGEPVSQRVLGHLLRSGFDRVLTIEAHLHRIERLSEVVPGLSLSAAPAIAAYLSERRWQGCLAGPDAESARWVEQVGRAAGLPWLVGRKERRGDRRVSVEFDGPLPARDVMLVDDIASSGATLARAARVLRRLGARRVEAVVVHAIFSPGAVERLKRAGIERVVSCDTVPHPTNRISCAEIVAEAL
- a CDS encoding MBL fold hydrolase, with protein sequence MNGAGGPPRPSVPILRFWGATETVTGSRFLIDTPRARVLVDCGLFQGLKQLRLRNWAGLPIPPETIDAVVLSHAHLDHSGYLPAIVRDGFRGPIFSTPYTKTLCEIVLPDSGRVQEEDAAYANRKGFSKHHPALPLYTEEDAVRSLARFRTVEFQSLQEVAPEVGVVFHRAGHILGSAIVELRLGGMRGRVVVFSGDLGRPWHPVLRPPEPRPSCDILLVESTYGDRRHEDVRSLERFRDAIRRTAERGGMVVIPSFAVDRTEVVLYHLRALMQAGEVPQLPVWVDSPMAISTLRVYRAALEQRNHEVHAALVGSDPFDPGQLIEARTMEESRAINSQPGPGIIISASGMATGGRVLHHLLQRLPDARNTVVLVGYQAEGTRGRALLEGAREIKLLGRYVAVRAEIVDVPAFSVHADREELLAWVGANPHAPEVTYIVHGEPMASQGLRAAVEEKFGWSAVVPRYQESVRLD